Sequence from the Corallococcus soli genome:
TGTAGGTGGACACCCATGCGGTGCCCCCGTCGGCGGAGACGTCCATGTTGACGAAGACGTCGTCGATGCCGCTGCCCGAGCGGTCGGTGAAGGTGCGCCCGCCGTCCGTGCTGTGGAGGATGTGCGTGGCGCCCTGCGCGGACACGCGCGCCCAGACGCCCAGCGCGTCCACGGGGTCCGTCGCCGTCACCACGAAGTCGAACGGACGCACCAGCGCTGGGAACACCTGCGGCGCCTCCTCCCACGTCTCGCCCGCGTCGTCGCTGCGGAACAGGTACATGCGCGTGGAGTCGGACCCGGACACGTAGAGCGTCGTCGGGGCGGCGGTGGACACGCGCACCGACGAGAAGAGGATGCCCTCGCGTTGCAGCGGAAGCGCCCGCCACGTCTCCCCGCCGTCGTCGGAGCGGAACAGCCCGTTCTTCGCCGCCGTGGAGCGCCCCGTCGCCGCGTACAGCACCGCGTCGTCGGTGGGGTGCACGGCGAGCCCCGTCACCCAGGTGTCCTTGAAGCCGGGGTGCGCGGACCACGAACACGCGCCGTCCTTCGAGCGCAACAGCGCGTTGCCGGTGGCCGCCAGCAGCTCACCCTGCTCGCGCCAGACGAAGGACTCCGGACGCCAGCCGCCATACCCCATGGCATCCGGACACACCCACCTCCACGTCTGACCGCTGTCGCGCGAGATGACCGCGCCGAAGGTGGCCCCCACGAAGAAGTCCTCCGGGTGCCCCCGCCGCAGCGTGACGTTGGACGTCTCCGGAAGGCCCGCGTGCGCCTGGGCCAGGCCCGGGCCCAGCAGGAAGGCCAGCGCCACCGCCCTCCATCCCCCCGTGATTCGTGGCTTCTTCATCGCGACGCTCCGGGGTTGGACCCCATGCACCCCCCAGGATAGCTCCCGGCCCGGCCCTGCATAGCGACCCTTGCGTTTTGAACGCGCCCGGCCCGCGCCCAGCCTCCCCGCGTGGAGGGCGGGCGACCGGGGCCTCCCACGGGGACCTCCAGGGACGGACGGCGCGCTGATGCCCTTGCGATGTTAATGCAACTTGGTTACAAAAACTCCAATTCCTTCCTGGAGTCCCACGATGCCCAAGGGCAACCGCACCATCATCCACCTCGTGTCCTCGGCGGGGACCGGCTTCACCTACACGACGACGAAGAACAAGCGGAAGTCGCAGGAGAAGCTCCAGAAGAAGAAGTACGACCCGAAGGTGCGCAGGCACGTGCTCTTCGTGGAGGGCAAGCCGTGAAGCCCTCGCGTGCGAAGCAGGACGCGCGGCTGCCGGTGACGGTGCTGTCGGGGTTCCTGGGGGCGGGGAAGACGACGCTGCTCAACCACGTGCTGAACAACCGCGAGGGCCTGCGGGTGGCGGTCATCGTCAACGACATGAGCGAGGTGAACATCGACGTGAAGCTGGTGAAGGGCGGGGGCGCCGCGCTCAGCCGCGTGGACGAGAAGCTGGTGGAGATGTCCAACGGCTGCATCTGCTGCACGCTGCGCGAGGACCTGCTCCAGGAGGTGGCCCGGCTGGCGGAGGCGAAGCGCTTCGACTACCTGCTGATTGAGTCCACCGGCATCTCCGAACCGCTGCCCGTCGCGGAGACCTTCACCTTCGAGGACGCGGAGGGCCAGAGCCTGTCGGCGCTGGCGCGGCTGGACACGATGGTGACGGTGGTGGACGCGTTCAACTTCCTGCGGGACTGGGATGCGTCGGAGGCGCTGTCCGAGCGCGGGCTGGCGCTGGCGGAGGAGGACGAGCGCACGGTGGTGGACCTGCTGGTGGAGCAGGTGGAGTTCGCGGACGTGCTGGTGCTGAACAAGACGGACCTGGTGGACGCGGACGGGCTGGGGCGGTTGCAGGACGTGCTGCGCCGGCTGAATCCGCAGGCGCGCATCGTGCTGTCGGAGCGGGGCCAGGTGCCGCTGGCGTCGGTGCTGGACACGCGCATGTTCGACTTCGAGCGCGCGAGCCGCGCCCCGGGTTGGTTGAAGGAGCTGCGCGGCGAACACGTCCCGGAGAGCGACGCGTACGGCATCCGCAGCTTCGTCTTCCGCAGCCGCGTGCCGCTGCACCCCAAGCGCTTCTGGGACTTCGTGCATGGCAGTTGGAAGGGCGTGCTGCGCAGCAAGGGTTTCTTCTGGTTGGCGACGCGCATGGACGTCACCGGCCTGTGGGCGCAGGCGGGGGGCGCGTGCAGCTTCGAGCCCGCGGGCATCTGGTGGTCCGCCATGCCGCGCGAGGACTGGCCCGAGGACCCGGAGCTGCGCGCCGAGCTGGAGCGCGACGTGGAGGCCGGACCCTACGGGGACCGGCGCCAGGAGGTCGTGTTCATCACCCGGGACGCGGACCACGAAGCGCTGGCGAAGGAGCTGGAGCGCTGCCTGCTCACCCCCACGGAGCTGGCGAAGGGGCCGAAGGCCTGGGCGCGGATGAGGGATCCGTTCCCGGAGTGGCGCGTGGCGTCCTCGGAGGAAGAGGCCCCCCAGGAGCGTGCCGGATGAGCGCGCGCGCCCTGAAGCCGCGCGAGGTGCCGGAGTCCCGCGGGGACGCGCACGCGTTCGTGTGGGAGCCCGCGGGCCTCACGGACATCTACCGCGAGGACGTGAACCTGTGCGTCTGGCGGCGCGGGCTGGATGCGCGGCTGTCCGCATGGCTGGGAGGGGTGGGGCGCAAGCACCGGCTCCAGGTCGTGGAGCGGGTGGATGCGCACGCGCTGGACCTGCGCGCGTCGCTGGCCTCCGTCCCGGAGTCGGCCGAGCGCGAGGCGTGGCTCCAGGACCTGCACGCCGTGGTGGGCCTGTACGCGGACCTCTTCGAGGCGC
This genomic interval carries:
- the zigA gene encoding zinc metallochaperone GTPase ZigA, with translation MKPSRAKQDARLPVTVLSGFLGAGKTTLLNHVLNNREGLRVAVIVNDMSEVNIDVKLVKGGGAALSRVDEKLVEMSNGCICCTLREDLLQEVARLAEAKRFDYLLIESTGISEPLPVAETFTFEDAEGQSLSALARLDTMVTVVDAFNFLRDWDASEALSERGLALAEEDERTVVDLLVEQVEFADVLVLNKTDLVDADGLGRLQDVLRRLNPQARIVLSERGQVPLASVLDTRMFDFERASRAPGWLKELRGEHVPESDAYGIRSFVFRSRVPLHPKRFWDFVHGSWKGVLRSKGFFWLATRMDVTGLWAQAGGACSFEPAGIWWSAMPREDWPEDPELRAELERDVEAGPYGDRRQEVVFITRDADHEALAKELERCLLTPTELAKGPKAWARMRDPFPEWRVASSEEEAPQERAG
- a CDS encoding WD40/YVTN/BNR-like repeat-containing protein, with protein sequence MKKPRITGGWRAVALAFLLGPGLAQAHAGLPETSNVTLRRGHPEDFFVGATFGAVISRDSGQTWRWVCPDAMGYGGWRPESFVWREQGELLAATGNALLRSKDGACSWSAHPGFKDTWVTGLAVHPTDDAVLYAATGRSTAAKNGLFRSDDGGETWRALPLQREGILFSSVRVSTAAPTTLYVSGSDSTRMYLFRSDDAGETWEEAPQVFPALVRPFDFVVTATDPVDALGVWARVSAQGATHILHSTDGGRTFTDRSGSGIDDVFVNMDVSADGGTAWVSTYNSFFRSQAGGAFDKLTLPTGNACVTRVGEVIYGCGSPWLHDWSLARSHDEGTTWEPLFSLEDIQGSHQCPAGTPVRELCPSRWPQLAETIGAPLYPDGIPDAGASDAGTSPVDAGGVPPGDAGTSPDGDGPKAPPKSGCAAAPANALLPLLFLLPLWRRGRRREDSRP
- a CDS encoding DUF1826 domain-containing protein, which encodes MSARALKPREVPESRGDAHAFVWEPAGLTDIYREDVNLCVWRRGLDARLSAWLGGVGRKHRLQVVERVDAHALDLRASLASVPESAEREAWLQDLHAVVGLYADLFEARWLGVRLTTVDRDLCPRFHVDRVGVRLLCTYAGPATEWLEECHVARGHLGPTGEVLRPGGQVRTLERFDVALLKGEAWPGNEGRGAVHRSPSLTKEGSRRILLTVDVL
- the rpmG gene encoding 50S ribosomal protein L33, yielding MPKGNRTIIHLVSSAGTGFTYTTTKNKRKSQEKLQKKKYDPKVRRHVLFVEGKP